In Cupriavidus taiwanensis, the following are encoded in one genomic region:
- a CDS encoding Bug family tripartite tricarboxylate transporter substrate binding protein, which yields MQHKPTKATGLNTRRGWLAALAAGAGCALALWGGAAQAAYPDRPLKLVVPYTPGGSTDQFGRALADGMSRQLGQSVVVENRPGAATMIGTTSVARAPVDGYTMVLATNGSMVLNPMLYKKINYDPPKDFRIFSIGAEAPLVVVTNTRVPAANVREFAAYAKAEGGKLNYGSVGLGNALQLATEMLKTELGISVTHVPYNGSAPALAALLANDVQLMVDVVSTSLPHIKAGKLKALAVTGRRRLEVLPDVPTVAESGYPDFQAATWFGLAVPAQTPPDAVAKLQAAADHVLKDPQFRATFSALGLLVQPPRTQAEIDRYIEADRAHWGKVIKANNISLD from the coding sequence ATGCAGCACAAACCGACCAAAGCAACCGGACTCAATACCAGGCGCGGCTGGCTCGCCGCGCTCGCCGCCGGCGCGGGGTGCGCGCTGGCGCTCTGGGGCGGCGCCGCGCAGGCGGCCTATCCCGACCGTCCGCTCAAGCTGGTGGTGCCGTACACGCCGGGCGGCTCGACCGACCAGTTCGGGCGCGCGCTGGCCGACGGCATGTCGCGCCAGCTGGGCCAGAGCGTGGTGGTGGAAAACCGCCCCGGCGCGGCCACCATGATCGGCACCACCAGCGTGGCGCGCGCGCCGGTTGACGGCTACACCATGGTGCTGGCGACCAACGGCAGCATGGTGCTCAACCCGATGCTGTACAAGAAGATCAACTACGACCCGCCCAAGGATTTCCGCATTTTCAGCATCGGCGCCGAGGCGCCGCTGGTGGTGGTCACCAATACCCGCGTGCCGGCCGCCAATGTCCGCGAGTTCGCGGCCTACGCCAAGGCCGAGGGCGGTAAGCTCAACTACGGCTCGGTGGGGCTGGGCAATGCGCTGCAGCTGGCTACCGAGATGCTCAAGACGGAACTGGGCATCAGCGTCACGCACGTGCCCTACAACGGCAGCGCCCCGGCGCTGGCGGCGCTGCTGGCCAATGACGTGCAGCTGATGGTCGATGTGGTCAGCACGTCGCTGCCGCATATCAAGGCGGGCAAGCTGAAGGCGCTGGCCGTGACCGGGCGCCGCCGCCTGGAGGTGCTGCCCGACGTGCCGACCGTGGCCGAAAGCGGCTATCCCGACTTCCAGGCCGCCACCTGGTTCGGCCTGGCGGTGCCGGCGCAGACCCCGCCCGACGCGGTGGCCAAGCTGCAGGCCGCCGCCGACCACGTGCTGAAGGACCCGCAGTTCCGCGCCACCTTCAGCGCGCTGGGGCTGCTGGTGCAGCCGCCGCGCACGCAGGCCGAGATCGACCGCTATATCGAGGCCGACCGCGCGCACTGGGGCAAGGTGATCAAGGCCAACAACATCTCGCTGGACTGA
- a CDS encoding acyl-CoA synthetase, translating to MAQHCDSTWPDCRCVATPIQWSADTTQARRQRMATDLWYEDMHRSGEALLARGSQLAGGLRALGMQQGDVVAVLLRNDPVYADVVHACRIAGCYYCPINWHFTADEVRFLLSDSGAKVLLVQDDLLPAVRDAVSPGMAVLSVGGAAAGAAEYEGWLAQQPAYDGPRVAPRGHMAYTSGTTGRPKGVVRQALPLDGLEEQLARVRSVVRQTYGLEPGCRALMSAPLYHSAPGSFIQNALQMAERLVLTPRFDAEQVLALVEKHRIDVLYLVPIMYVRLLKLPPEVRAKYDLSSIRFVASTGSPCAPEVKRAMLEWLGPVIHETYASSEAGMITVATPADAAARPGTAGKPVDDAQLRILDEHGRECAPGEIGLVYVRQPAYPDFTYRNNEAARAAIDRDGLVTLGDMGYVDADGYLFICDRASDMVISGGVNIYPAEIEHELVRYPGVADCVVFGIPDAEYGERLLAMVQPMPGAEIRETEVIDWLRQRLSGFKVPRSIVVEAQLPRDETGKLAKRRLRDRYWEGRQRRV from the coding sequence ATGGCGCAACATTGTGATTCCACCTGGCCTGATTGTCGATGCGTGGCTACGCCGATACAGTGGTCGGCTGACACAACCCAGGCAAGGAGACAGCGGATGGCCACGGACCTCTGGTATGAAGACATGCACCGCAGCGGCGAGGCCCTGCTGGCGCGCGGCTCCCAATTGGCCGGCGGCCTGCGCGCGCTGGGCATGCAGCAGGGCGACGTGGTCGCGGTGCTGCTGCGCAACGATCCGGTGTATGCCGACGTAGTCCATGCCTGCCGCATCGCCGGCTGCTACTACTGCCCGATCAACTGGCACTTCACCGCCGACGAAGTGCGCTTCCTGCTGAGCGACAGCGGTGCCAAGGTGCTGCTGGTGCAGGACGACCTGCTGCCGGCGGTGCGCGACGCGGTTTCGCCCGGCATGGCGGTGCTGTCGGTGGGCGGTGCCGCCGCGGGCGCGGCCGAATATGAAGGCTGGCTCGCGCAGCAGCCCGCCTACGACGGCCCGCGCGTGGCGCCGCGCGGCCATATGGCGTACACCTCCGGCACCACCGGCCGGCCCAAGGGCGTGGTGCGCCAGGCGCTGCCGCTGGACGGGCTGGAGGAGCAGCTGGCGCGCGTGCGCTCGGTGGTGCGGCAGACTTACGGCCTCGAGCCGGGCTGCCGCGCGCTGATGTCGGCGCCGCTGTACCACAGCGCGCCCGGCTCGTTTATCCAGAACGCGCTGCAGATGGCCGAGCGCCTGGTGCTGACGCCGCGCTTCGATGCCGAGCAGGTGCTGGCGCTCGTGGAAAAGCACCGCATCGATGTGCTCTACCTGGTGCCCATCATGTACGTGCGCCTGCTCAAGCTGCCGCCCGAGGTGCGGGCGAAGTATGACCTGTCTTCGATCCGCTTCGTCGCCTCGACCGGTTCGCCGTGCGCGCCCGAGGTCAAGCGCGCGATGCTGGAATGGCTGGGCCCGGTGATCCATGAAACCTATGCCTCCAGCGAGGCCGGCATGATCACCGTGGCCACGCCGGCCGACGCCGCCGCGCGCCCGGGCACCGCCGGCAAGCCGGTCGACGACGCGCAGCTGCGCATCCTCGACGAGCACGGCCGCGAGTGCGCGCCGGGCGAAATCGGCCTGGTCTATGTGCGCCAGCCCGCTTACCCTGACTTCACCTACCGCAACAATGAGGCCGCGCGCGCCGCCATCGACCGCGACGGGCTGGTGACGCTGGGCGACATGGGCTATGTCGATGCCGACGGCTACCTGTTTATCTGCGACCGCGCCTCGGACATGGTGATTTCGGGCGGCGTCAACATCTACCCGGCGGAGATCGAGCATGAACTGGTGCGCTACCCCGGCGTGGCCGACTGCGTGGTGTTCGGCATTCCCGACGCGGAATACGGCGAACGGCTGCTGGCCATGGTGCAACCGATGCCGGGCGCGGAGATCCGCGAGACGGAAGTGATCGACTGGCTGCGCCAGCGGCTGTCCGGCTTCAAGGTGCCGCGCAGCATCGTGGTCGAGGCGCAATTGCCGCGCGACGAAACCGGCAAGCTGGCCAAGCGACGGCTGCGCGACCGATACTGGGAAGGCCGCCAGCGCCGCGTCTGA
- a CDS encoding LysR family transcriptional regulator, with amino-acid sequence MDLNLIQAFVDIVDAGNLAEAGRRRGVTRSQVSRQLRELERQAGAQLLRRPTRRLELTEPGQALYQHGVRMLQEVASAQAEIDSLGRTLRGHVRVSVPTGLGDAYIAPLLLQFAQKHPGITLRVFFANRVNDLIAAEIDVALKVTSAPPLDHVAREICDIRWQLYASPQYLARIAPVQLPPDLAGCSFLCPPYPPRQFPLSLYRDGQRVDVALTPTLQSEHFLFLARAVREGHGIGMLPVYIGWEEVRAGQLVPVLPDWRPEGLGNKLFIITTPNLHPSMATRALIGFLREELGKLEVFRDAVK; translated from the coding sequence ATGGACCTCAACCTGATCCAGGCCTTCGTCGACATCGTCGATGCCGGCAACCTTGCCGAAGCCGGGCGCCGGCGCGGCGTCACGCGTTCGCAGGTCAGCCGCCAGCTGCGCGAGCTGGAACGCCAGGCCGGCGCGCAGCTGCTGCGCCGGCCCACGCGCCGGCTCGAGCTGACAGAACCCGGCCAGGCGCTGTACCAGCATGGCGTGCGCATGCTGCAGGAAGTGGCCTCGGCGCAGGCCGAGATCGACAGCCTGGGCCGGACCCTGCGCGGCCATGTGCGCGTGAGCGTGCCCACCGGGCTGGGCGATGCCTATATCGCACCGCTGCTGCTGCAGTTCGCGCAGAAGCATCCCGGCATCACGCTGCGCGTGTTCTTTGCCAACCGCGTCAACGACCTGATCGCGGCCGAGATCGACGTGGCGCTGAAGGTCACCTCGGCGCCGCCGCTGGACCACGTGGCGCGCGAAATCTGCGATATCCGCTGGCAACTGTACGCATCGCCGCAATACCTCGCGCGGATTGCGCCGGTGCAGCTGCCGCCGGACCTCGCCGGCTGCAGCTTCCTGTGCCCGCCCTACCCGCCGCGGCAGTTCCCGTTGTCGCTGTACCGCGACGGCCAGCGCGTCGACGTGGCGCTGACGCCGACGCTGCAGTCCGAACACTTCCTGTTCCTGGCGCGCGCGGTGCGCGAAGGGCATGGCATCGGCATGCTGCCGGTCTATATCGGCTGGGAAGAAGTGCGTGCCGGCCAGCTGGTGCCGGTGCTGCCGGACTGGCGCCCGGAGGGGCTGGGCAACAAGCTGTTCATCATCACCACGCCCAACCTGCATCCGTCGATGGCCACGCGCGCGCTGATCGGCTTCCTGCGCGAGGAACTGGGCAAGCTGGAGGTATTCCGGGACGCGGTGAAGTAG
- a CDS encoding winged helix-turn-helix transcriptional regulator, which translates to MPPTDFTAMPCPVARSMAVLGERWAILVLREAFYGSTRFDELERNLGIAPNILSARLKTLVAHGLLARVAPEGGARHVYQLTDKGRDFFPAYVALKAWADRWMTDDKGPLTLLQDRRTGTEIAEPALTRVDGSAITLDDLQVVPGPGAGRSLRRRFGDTAAAGGAETGHD; encoded by the coding sequence ATGCCCCCTACCGATTTCACCGCGATGCCTTGCCCCGTGGCCCGCTCGATGGCCGTGCTGGGCGAACGCTGGGCCATCCTCGTGCTGCGCGAGGCGTTCTACGGCAGCACGCGTTTCGACGAGCTCGAGCGCAACCTGGGCATCGCCCCCAACATCCTGAGCGCGCGCCTGAAGACGCTGGTGGCGCACGGGCTGCTGGCGCGCGTCGCGCCCGAGGGCGGCGCGCGCCATGTCTACCAGCTGACCGACAAGGGCCGCGATTTCTTCCCGGCCTATGTGGCGCTCAAGGCGTGGGCCGACCGCTGGATGACCGATGACAAGGGGCCGCTGACGCTGCTGCAGGACCGGCGCACCGGCACCGAGATCGCCGAGCCCGCGCTGACGCGCGTCGACGGCAGCGCGATCACGCTGGACGACCTTCAGGTGGTGCCCGGCCCGGGTGCCGGCCGCTCCCTGCGCCGTCGCTTCGGCGACACCGCAGCCGCGGGCGGGGCGGAGACGGGCCATGACTGA
- a CDS encoding MATE family efflux transporter, which yields MTDTRALPAGTVPADTVPATEIARRIGKLAGPTALIALLQAAAQLIETWLAARQGTAALAGWAVVLPFALLLQQMSTGAMGGGVVAAIARALGANKRDDASALVVHALWIAVIAGLAFAVVLAGFPHAVLGAVAGATAADAAATYAIWLFGAGAIPAWLANTLASVLRGGGRHALAARVLALMWIAFPLLSWLLAEPAGMGLAGIGAALAAVSWAAALAMAVVVARGGAGFVPVLRVRLSWPLFARILSVGLVACALASVANLTTILVTAQLRHHGTAAVAAYGISARLEFLMIPLAFGVGSALTALVGGAVGAGDWHTARRTAWVGALLALVIAGTAGAAVGLAPVRFASLFTDDPEVIAIAARALSWVGPAFGGFGLGMALYFASMGAGRMRWPVAAGLCRIALAAGGGWLLANVFGMGLDGHFLGVALGITAYGVVTALGVRQGEWSAR from the coding sequence ATGACTGACACGCGCGCATTGCCCGCGGGCACCGTGCCGGCCGACACGGTGCCGGCCACCGAGATCGCCCGCCGCATCGGCAAGCTGGCCGGGCCCACCGCGCTGATTGCCTTGCTGCAGGCGGCGGCCCAACTGATCGAAACCTGGCTGGCCGCGCGCCAGGGCACCGCGGCGCTGGCCGGCTGGGCGGTGGTGCTGCCGTTTGCGCTGCTGCTGCAGCAGATGTCGACCGGCGCCATGGGCGGCGGCGTGGTCGCGGCCATTGCGCGCGCACTGGGCGCCAACAAGCGCGACGATGCCTCGGCGCTGGTGGTGCACGCACTGTGGATCGCCGTGATCGCCGGGCTGGCGTTTGCCGTGGTGCTGGCGGGGTTTCCGCACGCGGTGCTGGGCGCGGTGGCCGGCGCCACCGCCGCCGACGCGGCCGCCACCTATGCGATCTGGCTGTTCGGCGCCGGCGCGATCCCGGCGTGGCTCGCCAACACGCTGGCGTCGGTGCTGCGCGGCGGCGGCCGCCATGCGCTGGCGGCGCGCGTGCTGGCGCTGATGTGGATTGCGTTCCCGCTGCTGTCGTGGCTGCTGGCCGAGCCCGCCGGCATGGGCCTGGCCGGCATCGGCGCGGCGCTGGCGGCGGTGTCGTGGGCCGCGGCGCTGGCGATGGCGGTCGTGGTGGCGCGCGGCGGCGCGGGCTTCGTGCCGGTGCTGCGGGTGCGGCTGTCATGGCCGCTGTTCGCGCGCATCCTGTCGGTGGGCCTGGTCGCGTGCGCGCTGGCCTCGGTGGCCAACCTGACCACCATCCTGGTCACCGCGCAGCTGCGCCACCATGGCACCGCCGCGGTGGCGGCCTACGGCATCTCGGCGCGGCTGGAATTCCTGATGATCCCGCTCGCCTTCGGCGTGGGCTCGGCGCTGACCGCGCTGGTCGGCGGCGCGGTCGGCGCCGGCGACTGGCACACCGCGCGGCGCACGGCATGGGTGGGGGCCTTGCTGGCGCTGGTCATCGCCGGCACCGCCGGCGCCGCCGTCGGCCTGGCGCCGGTGCGCTTTGCCAGCCTGTTCACCGATGATCCCGAAGTGATTGCCATCGCCGCGCGCGCGCTGTCATGGGTGGGGCCGGCATTCGGCGGCTTCGGGCTGGGCATGGCGCTGTACTTCGCCTCGATGGGCGCGGGCCGCATGCGCTGGCCGGTGGCGGCGGGGCTGTGCCGGATCGCGCTGGCCGCAGGTGGCGGCTGGCTGCTGGCCAATGTGTTCGGCATGGGCCTGGACGGGCATTTCCTGGGCGTGGCGCTGGGGATCACGGCTTATGGCGTGGTGACGGCGCTGGGGGTCAGGCAGGGGGAGTGGTCGGCGCGGTGA
- a CDS encoding efflux transporter outer membrane subunit: MSARRKLAGACLAALLGGCAIGPNYQRPQTPDPAQYRIDTGVLAVAADSAWWDSFGDPVLNALVEAALRNNYDVRIAAARIDEFRGQLMVARSGFFPQVGLSASAARQRAGTFNGTPFATLDGPRNSYQLLANASWELDLWGRIRRQAEAAEAEVWNAEYGRRGVVLSLAASVVQGYATLRGLDAQLQIAQQTLASRASGLDIFRQRYEGGVISQVELAQAENDYYSTEASIPPLRTAIAQTENALSVLLGREPGPIERGKSVHELLPAAAGADLPAALLSRRPDVLQAEQAAVAANAQLGAAQALYLPAVNLSGLFGAIASTPGALWHSASQVWGIGAGLTQPIFQGGAIRGQVQSATAQRQQAMLAYQGTVLAALADVNSALANSIETRNRLVSLRQQEKSLLVYADQSSARYEGGYSSYLEVTTAQEKLFATQLAAVQGQVDVLTGAAALYKSLGGGWPAVPQDVREAGMQGDAKVLTR; encoded by the coding sequence ATGAGCGCGCGCCGCAAGCTTGCCGGCGCCTGCCTGGCCGCGCTGCTGGGCGGCTGCGCCATCGGCCCCAACTACCAGCGCCCGCAGACCCCGGACCCCGCCCAGTACCGCATCGACACCGGCGTGCTGGCGGTGGCCGCCGACAGCGCCTGGTGGGACAGCTTTGGCGATCCGGTGCTCAATGCGCTGGTGGAAGCGGCGCTGCGCAACAACTACGACGTGCGCATCGCCGCGGCCCGCATCGACGAATTCCGCGGCCAGCTGATGGTGGCGCGCAGCGGCTTTTTCCCGCAGGTGGGGCTGAGCGCGTCGGCCGCGCGCCAGCGTGCCGGCACCTTCAACGGCACGCCGTTCGCCACGCTCGACGGTCCGCGCAATTCCTACCAGCTGCTGGCCAATGCCAGCTGGGAACTGGACCTGTGGGGCCGCATCCGGCGCCAGGCCGAGGCCGCCGAAGCCGAGGTCTGGAACGCCGAGTACGGGCGCCGCGGCGTGGTGCTGTCGCTGGCGGCGTCGGTGGTGCAGGGCTATGCCACGCTGCGCGGGCTCGATGCGCAGCTGCAGATCGCGCAGCAGACGCTGGCGTCGCGCGCCAGCGGGCTGGATATCTTCCGCCAGCGCTACGAGGGCGGCGTGATCTCGCAGGTGGAGCTGGCGCAGGCGGAAAACGACTATTACTCGACCGAGGCGTCGATCCCGCCGCTGCGCACCGCCATCGCCCAGACCGAGAACGCGCTGTCGGTGCTGCTGGGGCGCGAGCCGGGCCCGATCGAGCGCGGCAAGAGCGTGCACGAACTGCTGCCGGCGGCGGCGGGTGCCGACTTGCCGGCGGCGCTGCTGTCGCGCCGCCCCGACGTGCTGCAGGCCGAGCAGGCCGCCGTCGCCGCCAACGCGCAACTGGGCGCGGCGCAGGCGCTGTACCTGCCGGCGGTGAACCTGAGCGGGCTGTTCGGCGCCATCGCCAGCACCCCCGGCGCGCTGTGGCACAGCGCCTCGCAGGTGTGGGGCATCGGCGCCGGGCTGACCCAGCCGATCTTCCAGGGCGGCGCCATCCGCGGCCAGGTGCAGAGCGCCACGGCGCAGCGCCAGCAGGCCATGCTGGCTTACCAGGGCACGGTGCTGGCGGCGCTAGCCGACGTCAACAGCGCGCTCGCCAACAGCATCGAAACCCGCAACCGCCTGGTCAGCCTGCGCCAGCAGGAGAAAAGCCTGCTGGTCTATGCCGACCAGTCCAGCGCGCGCTACGAGGGCGGCTATTCCAGCTACCTGGAAGTGACCACCGCGCAGGAGAAGCTGTTTGCCACGCAGCTGGCGGCGGTGCAGGGCCAGGTGGATGTGCTGACCGGCGCCGCGGCGCTGTACAAGTCGCTCGGCGGCGGCTGGCCGGCGGTGCCGCAGGATGTCAGGGAGGCGGGGATGCAGGGGGATGCGAAGGTGCTGACGCGGTAG
- a CDS encoding efflux RND transporter permease subunit, with product MKLSHFFIDRPIFASVLSIIIVVGGLVALTRLPIAQFPEITPPSITVSTKYPGASAEVVAQNVAAPIEQQVNGADNMMYMNSSSSSTGDMTLNVYFEIGTDPQLAQVDVQNRVNLALPTLPDAVTAQGVSVQKRSSAFMMVIALYSPDNSYDQTFVGNYANIYVLDALKRIPGANQASIFGSPDYAMRIWLRPDRMASLGITVEDVKNAVSAQNQQYSAGRIGQSPTDGEVKLTFPIATKGRMTEPAEFENMILRAQSGDAALVRLKDVGRVELGQKDYSLRSRYKGKTATLMAVYQQPGANALDVAKQVRGTLAELKKSFPPGLEYEVALDTTEFVQESIGEVVHTLRDAVILVILVVYLFLQSFRATLVPILAVPVSIIGAFVGMSMFGFSVNMLTLFGMVLAIGIVVDDAIVVIENVERNMTEFNLPPKEAAKRAMDEVSGPVVAIVLVLLAVFIPVAFLSGITGQLYKQFAVTLAVSVVLSGVVALTLSPALAAILLKPGEQKKNRFFRWFNARFDRLIERYDAANQAVIRRTVVSLGVIVAMLAAIGLMFARIPSSFLPVEDQGYLLGAVIMPDAASLDRTQALSGRAEDWFAKQPGVAAVAAPTGFSLIDSQNKSNAGTLFVSLKGFKDRGDGESAADLIANAKKEFSTYKEGVVIPINPPSIPGLGTTGGFEFWLQSTGDGTYQQLEAKVRAFIAKAHERPELTGVNSTINTRSRQLMVEVDRERSETQGVPVEQVYSALQTMFGSLYVSQFPKNSRLFQVILQAEPDYRSRPDDIDKVYVRNRNGEMVPIKAVTTVKYVPGADIVTRFNNFPAAKIMGDAAPGYSSGQALQAMEDIASEVLGEGYGFSWSGQAYEEKTSGSTAVYVFAFALLMVFLILAAQYEKWSLPIGVLLAVPFALFGALLAILLRGMQNDVYFQIGLTVLIALAAKNAILIFEFAVEMRHKEGLSAYDAALHAARLRLRPIIMTSLAFILGCVPLAIASGASAASRQSLGTGVIGGMLGATVIALFFIPLFFWGLETMSERKPKAKGAAPTTPAASTTPPTPPAGEPS from the coding sequence ATGAAGCTCTCCCACTTCTTTATCGACCGGCCGATCTTCGCCTCGGTGCTGTCCATCATCATCGTGGTGGGCGGCCTGGTGGCGCTGACCAGGCTGCCGATCGCCCAGTTCCCGGAAATCACGCCGCCGTCGATCACGGTCAGCACCAAGTACCCGGGCGCCAGCGCCGAGGTGGTGGCGCAGAACGTGGCCGCGCCGATCGAGCAGCAGGTCAACGGCGCCGACAACATGATGTACATGAACTCGTCCAGTTCCTCCACCGGGGACATGACGCTGAACGTGTATTTCGAGATCGGCACCGACCCGCAGCTGGCGCAGGTGGACGTGCAGAACCGGGTCAACCTGGCGCTGCCGACGCTGCCCGATGCGGTGACTGCGCAGGGCGTGTCGGTGCAGAAGCGGTCGTCGGCGTTCATGATGGTGATCGCGCTGTATTCGCCCGACAACAGCTACGACCAGACCTTTGTCGGCAACTACGCCAACATCTACGTGCTCGACGCGCTCAAGCGCATTCCCGGCGCCAACCAGGCGTCGATCTTCGGCAGCCCCGACTACGCCATGCGCATCTGGCTGCGGCCGGACCGGATGGCATCGCTCGGCATCACGGTGGAAGACGTCAAGAACGCGGTCAGCGCGCAGAACCAGCAGTATTCCGCCGGGCGCATCGGCCAGTCGCCCACCGACGGCGAGGTCAAGCTGACCTTCCCGATCGCCACCAAGGGCCGCATGACCGAGCCCGCCGAGTTCGAGAACATGATCCTGCGCGCCCAGTCGGGCGACGCCGCGCTGGTGCGGCTCAAGGACGTGGGCCGGGTCGAGCTGGGCCAGAAGGACTACTCGCTGCGCAGCCGCTACAAGGGCAAGACCGCCACGCTGATGGCGGTCTACCAGCAGCCCGGCGCCAACGCGCTGGACGTGGCCAAGCAGGTGCGCGGCACGCTGGCCGAGCTGAAGAAATCGTTCCCGCCCGGGCTGGAGTACGAGGTGGCGCTGGACACCACCGAGTTCGTGCAGGAGTCGATCGGCGAGGTGGTGCATACGCTGCGCGACGCGGTGATCCTGGTGATCCTGGTGGTGTACCTGTTCCTGCAGAGCTTCCGCGCCACGCTGGTGCCGATTCTGGCGGTGCCGGTATCGATCATCGGCGCCTTTGTCGGCATGAGCATGTTCGGCTTCTCGGTCAACATGCTGACGCTGTTCGGGATGGTGCTGGCGATCGGCATCGTGGTCGACGACGCGATCGTGGTGATCGAGAACGTCGAGCGCAACATGACCGAGTTCAACCTGCCGCCCAAGGAGGCGGCCAAGCGCGCCATGGACGAGGTCAGCGGGCCGGTGGTGGCGATCGTGCTGGTGCTGCTGGCGGTGTTTATCCCGGTGGCGTTCCTGTCGGGCATCACCGGGCAGCTGTACAAGCAGTTCGCCGTGACGCTGGCGGTGTCGGTGGTGCTGTCCGGCGTGGTGGCGCTGACGCTGTCGCCGGCGCTGGCGGCAATCCTGCTCAAGCCCGGCGAGCAGAAGAAGAACCGCTTCTTCCGCTGGTTCAACGCCAGGTTCGATCGCCTGATCGAGCGCTATGACGCCGCCAACCAGGCGGTGATCCGGCGCACGGTGGTGTCGCTGGGCGTGATCGTGGCGATGCTGGCGGCGATCGGGCTGATGTTCGCGCGCATCCCGTCGTCGTTCCTGCCGGTGGAGGACCAGGGCTACCTGCTGGGCGCGGTGATCATGCCCGATGCCGCCAGCCTGGACCGCACCCAGGCGCTGTCCGGCCGCGCCGAGGACTGGTTCGCCAAGCAACCGGGCGTGGCCGCGGTGGCGGCGCCGACCGGCTTCAGCCTGATCGATTCGCAGAACAAGTCCAACGCGGGCACGCTGTTCGTCTCGCTCAAGGGCTTCAAGGACCGCGGCGACGGCGAAAGCGCGGCCGACCTGATCGCCAACGCCAAGAAGGAGTTTTCCACCTACAAGGAAGGCGTGGTGATCCCGATCAATCCGCCCTCCATCCCAGGCCTGGGCACCACCGGCGGCTTCGAGTTCTGGCTGCAGAGCACCGGCGACGGCACCTACCAGCAGCTCGAGGCCAAGGTGCGCGCCTTTATCGCCAAGGCGCATGAGCGGCCCGAGCTGACCGGCGTGAACTCCACCATCAACACGCGCTCGCGCCAGCTGATGGTGGAGGTGGACCGCGAGCGCTCCGAGACCCAGGGCGTGCCGGTGGAGCAGGTCTACTCTGCGCTGCAGACCATGTTCGGTTCGCTCTACGTCAGCCAGTTCCCGAAGAACAGCCGGCTGTTCCAGGTGATCCTGCAGGCCGAGCCCGACTACCGCTCGCGCCCCGACGATATCGACAAGGTCTACGTGCGCAACCGCAACGGCGAGATGGTGCCGATCAAGGCGGTGACCACGGTCAAGTACGTGCCCGGGGCCGACATCGTCACGCGCTTCAACAACTTCCCCGCCGCCAAGATCATGGGCGACGCCGCGCCGGGCTACAGCTCGGGCCAGGCGCTGCAGGCGATGGAAGACATCGCCAGCGAGGTGCTGGGCGAGGGCTACGGCTTCTCCTGGAGCGGCCAGGCGTACGAGGAAAAGACCTCGGGCTCGACCGCGGTCTATGTGTTCGCCTTTGCCTTGCTGATGGTGTTCCTGATCCTGGCGGCGCAATACGAGAAGTGGTCATTGCCGATCGGCGTGCTGCTGGCGGTGCCGTTCGCGCTGTTCGGCGCGCTGCTGGCGATCCTGCTGCGCGGCATGCAGAACGACGTGTACTTCCAGATCGGCCTGACGGTGCTGATCGCGCTGGCGGCCAAGAACGCCATCCTGATCTTCGAGTTCGCGGTGGAGATGCGCCACAAGGAAGGCCTGAGCGCCTACGACGCCGCGCTGCACGCGGCCCGGCTGCGGCTGCGGCCGATCATCATGACCTCGCTGGCGTTTATCCTGGGCTGCGTGCCGCTGGCCATCGCCAGCGGCGCCTCGGCGGCGAGCCGGCAGTCCCTCGGCACCGGCGTGATCGGCGGCATGTTGGGCGCCACGGTGATCGCGCTGTTCTTTATCCCGCTGTTCTTCTGGGGGCTGGAGACGATGTCCGAGCGCAAGCCCAAGGCCAAGGGGGCCGCGCCGACCACACCCGCAGCATCGACCACGCCGCCGACCCCGCCGGCAGGAGAGCCGTCATGA